A stretch of the Enterobacter mori genome encodes the following:
- a CDS encoding PTS sugar transporter subunit IIC, which yields MSETKITPHMQSFVDKFVEFSARLANQVHLRSLRDAFATVMPIFILAGLAVLVNNVVFPWIFHGDTLAQFKVWGEAIINGTLNIAALLLAPMIAWSLARNKDFDNPVSAVVIAVSSFIIMMPMRLQITPVGSDAAVNVTQVLTFANIGSTGIFAGVLIGLLSTEVFIAISRLKALHISLGENVPPAVSKSFTALIPTILTLSLFAVLAAILANVLHTDLIHLITTFIQQPLRLINTSLPGTIFIYSFGNFLFTLGIHQSVVNSVVLEPFLLINTNENMLAFANGQPIPHIINNIFVPTFGMVGGTGSTISLLIAIFIFSRQKSAKQVARLSLAPGLFNINEPVIFGLPIVFNLPLMIPFVLLPAIGIYFAWLCTTLGLMSRCVVMIPWTTPPILSAWLATAGDWRAVVVQLAIIVFGVFFYLPFLKIAERVALKNSGIEN from the coding sequence ATGTCTGAAACAAAAATAACACCGCACATGCAGTCCTTTGTCGATAAATTTGTCGAGTTCTCGGCGCGCCTGGCAAACCAGGTGCACCTGCGCTCCCTGCGCGACGCCTTCGCCACGGTGATGCCGATTTTCATCCTCGCCGGTCTGGCGGTGCTGGTGAACAACGTGGTGTTTCCGTGGATTTTTCACGGCGATACGCTCGCGCAGTTTAAGGTATGGGGCGAGGCGATAATCAACGGCACGCTGAACATCGCCGCGCTGCTGCTGGCCCCGATGATTGCCTGGTCGCTGGCGCGCAACAAAGATTTCGACAATCCGGTCTCGGCAGTGGTTATCGCCGTCAGCAGCTTCATCATCATGATGCCGATGCGCTTGCAGATTACGCCTGTCGGCAGCGACGCCGCGGTGAACGTCACCCAGGTACTGACGTTTGCCAATATTGGCTCAACCGGGATTTTCGCCGGGGTGCTGATTGGGCTGCTTTCAACGGAAGTGTTTATCGCCATCTCGCGGCTTAAGGCGCTACACATTTCGCTGGGGGAGAACGTACCGCCAGCGGTGAGCAAATCCTTCACCGCGCTGATCCCGACCATCCTCACGCTCTCCCTGTTCGCAGTGCTGGCGGCCATACTGGCAAACGTGCTGCATACGGACCTGATCCATCTTATTACGACCTTTATCCAGCAGCCCCTGCGGCTGATCAACACCAGCCTGCCCGGGACGATTTTCATTTACAGCTTCGGTAACTTCCTGTTCACGCTGGGTATTCATCAGTCTGTCGTCAACAGCGTGGTGCTGGAGCCGTTCCTGCTGATCAACACCAACGAGAACATGCTGGCCTTCGCTAACGGCCAGCCCATTCCGCACATCATCAATAACATCTTCGTGCCGACGTTCGGCATGGTGGGCGGAACGGGTAGCACGATCTCGCTGCTGATCGCCATCTTTATCTTCTCCCGACAAAAATCGGCGAAGCAGGTGGCGCGTCTGTCGCTGGCGCCCGGCCTGTTCAACATCAACGAGCCGGTGATCTTCGGCCTGCCGATTGTCTTTAACCTGCCGCTGATGATCCCGTTTGTGCTGCTGCCCGCCATCGGCATTTACTTCGCCTGGCTCTGTACCACGTTGGGGTTAATGTCGCGCTGCGTGGTGATGATCCCGTGGACCACGCCGCCAATTCTCAGCGCCTGGCTGGCGACGGCGGGGGACTGGCGGGCGGTGGTGGTGCAGTTGGCAATCATTGTATTTGGTGTATTCTTCTACCTGCCTTTCCTCAAGATTGCCGAGCGAGTGGCGTTGAAAAACAGCGGGATAGAAAACTAA